TCGTCGTCTTGAGCGCCGCGATCTTTCCATAGGGGCTCAATAGCGGCTTTAACTCTTCGGCCACCGCGTCGGCGCGGAGGCGATTCAAATCGAAGAACGTCTTCACCAGTTCATGGCCGCCTCGGGCGTCGAGCTCGTCCGCCTTGACGCGCGGCACCAGGCTGACGTCGAGCTTCGCGAGATTCACGACCAGCAAGACTTCGCCGCTGTCGAGAATCGTGTAACCGCGCGCGAGCAGAATGGAGTTCAGTAGATCGCGGACTTCGGCCACGCCATATTTGCCGCGCGTGGTGAGGTCGACAAAGCCCGGCGGCGCCTCTTGCCATTCGAGGCTCTTGTCGGAAATATCCGCGAGCCATTCCAGCACGGCCGGCCAGGGCTGGCCTTTGAAGCTGAAGGTGACCATGCCGTCGGCGTCAGGACGGGCTTGTAGCTCGACAGGGTTCGCGGGCTGCGCTGGTTCCGTCGGTCGCTTGGCAGGCGTTTGCGCCGCTGCTGCGTCGGCCGCAGGGGGCTGCGCCGGAGCACCGCCCGGTGGCGTCCCAGCAGGCTGACCTTCTACCGGCATAGCGCCTGGCGGAGGCACGGGGCCGCCTGGTGCAACCACAGCCGGCGCCGCGGCTGGCGCAACGTCCATGACCACCGCAGCCTTAACTTCTTGCGCAGTCGCTTGGGGCGCAACGGAAAGCGCAACGCAAACGCCACCACACGCAACGCGCAAAAATCGCATAGGTCCGCCTCTCCATGAACTGTGACCGCACCCTGGCGACCGGCCGGTGGAAGCAGTTTGCACGCCATGCCTCGACTTACGAACGCGGCTGTTCCTCGGTTCAAGGGCGACATCCAGATTAACAGACGACGCGCGGCGATCAAAGTTCTATCGAAAAAATGCCCGTTTTCTTGGAGAGAGGGCAAAAATGACCTCCGCTAATAGGGACAAATCCCTATAGCCGCGAACCGGCGAATCCAGCAGATGGAACCGCGAAACACGCAAAATGACGCAAAAAGGGAAAGCGAAATGGTCGAGGATTGCCATCTTTCTTGTCCACGGAACACACGGAGGCTCGGAAGCATCTTTTCCGTGTAATTTGTGGACAAGGCACTACGCCTGACTCGACTCACTTTTCACGTCCCTTCACGTGTTTCGCGGGCTTGCTCCGTCTAACGTCCTCGCCGGTAGCTGCGGCGGCGGCCGTCGTCGCCTCTTTCGGCCCCTTGGCCGCGCAGGTTGACGCTGACCGACGCTTCGCTCTCCGGATCAATGGCGTTATTTAAAATGGCGCGCAACTGCGGATCGTGAACAATTCCGCGAACCGCTCGGACTTCCGCGATCGGTTGCTCGGAGAGGGCGTTGGCGTCCAAGACCTCGACCAGGGAGCTCACCTGAACCATCACCTCTTCCGGGGCGGAAATCACCAGCGTGTTCAACTCCGCATTCACGCCGACCGAAAGTAAACCCTTGTACTGTGGGCGGTTATTGCGACTGTTCGTCCCGCGGTAACCGTACGGCATGCGGCGCTGATCCGGCGGGATGTTGGCCAAAATCGCCGGGTCGTCCGGGCTCAACAGATCGCGGAACACATCTTTCACGACCTTGGACAGTTCCTCGGCCGACGCGTAGGCGACTTTCACGATCTTCGTCTTCCGGGTCGGCTGCGTATCGGCCGGCGGCACCTGGTCGAACGATTCGATCAGTTTCGCGATCTCTTCCAATCGCCGCTCGCTGGCCCCTTGGACAAGGACGGTGTTGGTCAGCGGGTCTCCCAGAAAGCGAATCGGAATCTCCGTCTCGTCTTCGCCGGGAAGCGGCGCGGCGGTCGCCGGCAGGTCGTCGAAACCGCTCCAGCGGAATTTGGGGTCCGTCGCGGCGACCGGCTTGGGCGTCGCCGGGGTGCGCGGGGCGTAGGCGTTGGCCAACAGTGCGGCAACTTCCACGGCGCTAGCGTTCTTAAGCGTGAACACGCGGAGGCTTTGCTCGTTCGAGGTAATCTCGCCAACGAGTTGCTTCACGCGGCGGACAGTCGTCGGGTCGTCGCTGGTGACCACCAGGCCTTCCGGGCCGCTCGTCACGCGGACCGGGGCGGGACCGAGCGAAGCTGGCGGTGTTTCCACCGGTGCCGCGGTGCCGACCTCGGGCGCAGGATCGACGAGCACGTCTGCGACCGCTAAGGCGAGCTCCTCGACGGGGGGATTGCTCACGGGCTGGATCGGCGCCGCTTCCGCAGTCGTGGCCACGGCGTCGGTCTGGACCGGGGCCGCGGCGCCTTCGTCGGCGGCCGGCGCCGGCGTCACGGGCGTGGTTTCCATCGGGCGCGGGCTTACCGACGGCCAGAGTTTCTCCAGTTCGCGCAAGACTTCTTCGGGTTGTTTGCCTGGCGGTAGGAGAATGGTCTGCTGCATCGGCGGCGCGGCGCTGTTCGCGCCGTACTCGCCGAGCTTGACCAGCAGGCGGCGCACGTCGGCGAGCTCCGCTTCGTTCGCCCAAAGGAATAGGCGATTATTCTCGCGATCGGTGGCGTATTGCGCGCGCTTCGTCGCGCCGGGACGTTCGTTGTCGGCGCCGCGCAGGAGGAACTCAAGCGACTTCGCCACGTAATCGACATTCGCGCGGCGGAGTTGAATCATCTCCATCGTGCGCCCACCGACGTCGAGCTTATCGATCACCGCGCGGACCGTGACATGATCCGTGAGCGGCGCGTGAACGATGATCGCGCGGTTTTCCTTGTCGATTTCCAACCGCGCCGTGGGATCGAGCGTGCCCATCTCGCGCAGCACGCGGACGATGGGTTCCGGGTCGATCGTTTGTAATTCATAGCGTTGCATCCGTGGCAATTCGGCGCCGAGAGCGCCGTCTCCATCCACGTTCGCCGGGACGTCGAGATATTCGATCGCCTGCTCGATCACCGCGAGCTTATCCACCGGCGCATGCGCCAGAATGCTGTTTTCCCGCTGATTCATGGCCAAATAGGCTTCATCACCGCGGGGCGGCATCTTGGGGGCGTCTCCTTTTTGCTGCATCTGCTTGAGCTGGTCCATCAACTGTTGTTGCTGGTCCTGCGTCAACGAGACTTGCGCGCCGTTCGATTTTCCGCCGAGCAAAGTCTTCAAGGTTTCCAAAGTCTCGGCCGCCTTGGCGTATTTGAGACGATATTCGCGCACTTCCGTCGTCTGGCTGCTGTGCCGCTCTTCTTCGCCGATCAAATCGCGCATGCGGCGCAGGTTGCCGGCGGTGTCGAGCATGTCGAGCCGGTTCGTGGTTTCCAGCGCGCTGAGTTGTCCGTAAGGGCTCAACAGCGGTTTCAACTCTTCGACAAATACGTCCGCGCGCAGACGTTGCAAGTCGAATGACGTGCGCAGCAACTCATGCTTGCCGCGCTCGTCCAGTTGATCGGATGACACCCAAGGGACCAGGCTGACGTCGAGCTCCTTGAGATGCACGACGAGCAGCATCTCGCCGTTATCGAGCAGCGTGAACCCGCGCGCGAGCAGCACCGAATTAATCAGGTCGCGCACTTCCGGCACACTGTATTTGCCGCGCGTGGTGAGGTCGAGATAGCCCGGCGGGGCCTGTTGCCATTCCAGGCTCATATTCGAGACGTCGGCCAGCCATTCCAGCACGGCAGGCCAAGGCTGGCCGCGGAAGCTGAACGAGACCAGCCCGTCGGCGTCCGGCCGAACGGCCAATTCGGCGGCACTGGGGGGCGTTGCCGGAGTAGCGGGCCGTTCAACATTGGGGACCACAGGGGCCTCCCCTTCGGCGGCGCTGGGGGTCTTTTCCCCAACGGGCTTGTCGTCGGCACTCGCGCAACGAGGGAGCGAAGCGAGTGAAAGGAGCGCCGCAAGAATGCTCAGGAAACGAAGCGAGCACACGCGCATGAGAGTTACCTCCTCGGTGTGTGAACCACGCAACCCGTGGGAACTCGGAGCAGACCGAGCCAGGAAGCGCAATCAGATCAACATATGTGGATAGTTTGGCGGGGTCGTTAGTCTAACAGGGCGCCCGGCGGATTACCAGAGGAGGCGAA
This genomic window from Planctomycetia bacterium contains:
- a CDS encoding secretin N-terminal domain-containing protein, translating into MVPNVERPATPATPPSAAELAVRPDADGLVSFSFRGQPWPAVLEWLADVSNMSLEWQQAPPGYLDLTTRGKYSVPEVRDLINSVLLARGFTLLDNGEMLLVVHLKELDVSLVPWVSSDQLDERGKHELLRTSFDLQRLRADVFVEELKPLLSPYGQLSALETTNRLDMLDTAGNLRRMRDLIGEEERHSSQTTEVREYRLKYAKAAETLETLKTLLGGKSNGAQVSLTQDQQQQLMDQLKQMQQKGDAPKMPPRGDEAYLAMNQRENSILAHAPVDKLAVIEQAIEYLDVPANVDGDGALGAELPRMQRYELQTIDPEPIVRVLREMGTLDPTARLEIDKENRAIIVHAPLTDHVTVRAVIDKLDVGGRTMEMIQLRRANVDYVAKSLEFLLRGADNERPGATKRAQYATDRENNRLFLWANEAELADVRRLLVKLGEYGANSAAPPMQQTILLPPGKQPEEVLRELEKLWPSVSPRPMETTPVTPAPAADEGAAAPVQTDAVATTAEAAPIQPVSNPPVEELALAVADVLVDPAPEVGTAAPVETPPASLGPAPVRVTSGPEGLVVTSDDPTTVRRVKQLVGEITSNEQSLRVFTLKNASAVEVAALLANAYAPRTPATPKPVAATDPKFRWSGFDDLPATAAPLPGEDETEIPIRFLGDPLTNTVLVQGASERRLEEIAKLIESFDQVPPADTQPTRKTKIVKVAYASAEELSKVVKDVFRDLLSPDDPAILANIPPDQRRMPYGYRGTNSRNNRPQYKGLLSVGVNAELNTLVISAPEEVMVQVSSLVEVLDANALSEQPIAEVRAVRGIVHDPQLRAILNNAIDPESEASVSVNLRGQGAERGDDGRRRSYRRGR